In a genomic window of Sporosarcina trichiuri:
- a CDS encoding AAA family ATPase → MKFGKSTASKVYIILSLLVIGAASVFFWLTSDAHRANPVSYASLEQKLAAATDKASLKETSSGKLYLQTESGLYVTNVRPASELAEQLVKTYNVSYTYSGSNASGYIVGGLLLAALLTFFVLQRKGKLGVGASSMKHSASKETPLPDITLNDIGGLSQEMKDEIHQTLEIIKDPARSAALGVKAPKGILLEGPPGTGKTLLAQAIAHEIGASFYSSSGAAFTELFVGVGASRIRTLFQNARKQSNAVIFIDEVDALAGKRKAHGGEEGEKTLTELLVQLDGGSDNEGVLFVAATNRKDMLDEAFLRPGRIDYTFQVPLPDTVGRREIMDIHTKGKALAPNVAASLDMLAESTSGFSGAQISALFTTASKRAIREGRTEIDKSDMDFAIDRTILGNTSRTLNDPLTKRRVAIHESGHALISALTKPHSVRKATIIPRGQALGYVAPIQKELHLQTASELLDQVSMILGGGIAERLYLGEHSIGVSGDVEQAKDIIGKMVDTGLLQDGFTLTFSNTDKEKRMQEIFDTAVKRTEELITGHAVQFENLVTELYKKETLDGEEVHALVCGEKKEAVLV, encoded by the coding sequence TTGAAGTTCGGGAAATCGACTGCTTCAAAAGTTTATATCATCCTGTCCCTGTTAGTCATTGGCGCGGCCTCGGTGTTTTTCTGGCTGACCAGTGATGCCCATCGTGCAAACCCGGTGTCCTATGCCTCACTCGAGCAGAAGCTGGCGGCTGCGACCGACAAAGCTTCACTGAAAGAGACCTCATCAGGCAAACTCTATCTGCAGACAGAAAGCGGCCTGTATGTGACAAACGTCCGTCCTGCAAGCGAACTGGCGGAGCAGCTTGTCAAAACATATAATGTTTCCTACACCTATTCGGGCAGCAATGCCTCAGGGTACATCGTCGGGGGGCTTCTGCTGGCGGCCCTGCTGACGTTTTTCGTCCTCCAGCGGAAAGGGAAGCTCGGGGTCGGCGCCTCATCCATGAAGCACAGCGCTTCGAAGGAAACGCCGCTCCCCGATATCACGCTGAATGATATCGGCGGCCTGTCACAGGAGATGAAAGACGAAATCCATCAGACTCTGGAAATCATCAAAGACCCTGCACGCTCTGCGGCACTCGGCGTGAAAGCGCCGAAAGGCATTCTGCTCGAAGGGCCTCCGGGGACCGGTAAAACGCTCCTCGCCCAGGCGATTGCACACGAAATCGGTGCGTCGTTCTACTCGTCAAGCGGTGCGGCGTTCACGGAATTGTTCGTCGGTGTCGGTGCGTCGCGTATCCGGACACTGTTCCAGAATGCCCGAAAGCAGAGCAACGCGGTGATCTTTATCGATGAAGTCGACGCACTTGCCGGCAAACGGAAGGCGCACGGCGGGGAAGAAGGGGAAAAGACGCTGACGGAACTGCTCGTCCAGCTGGATGGCGGTTCGGATAACGAAGGCGTCCTGTTCGTTGCGGCGACCAACCGGAAAGACATGCTCGACGAAGCATTCCTCCGTCCCGGCCGGATCGATTACACATTCCAGGTGCCGCTGCCCGACACTGTCGGCCGGCGTGAGATCATGGATATCCATACGAAAGGCAAGGCGCTCGCGCCGAACGTCGCAGCCTCCCTCGACATGCTTGCGGAAAGCACATCCGGTTTCTCTGGTGCCCAGATCAGTGCCCTGTTTACGACAGCGAGCAAACGGGCGATCCGGGAAGGCCGGACGGAAATCGATAAAAGTGATATGGATTTCGCCATCGACCGTACGATTCTTGGGAATACGTCCCGCACGCTGAACGATCCGCTGACGAAACGCCGTGTGGCGATCCACGAATCGGGCCACGCCCTTATTTCGGCCCTCACAAAGCCGCACTCCGTCCGCAAGGCGACTATCATTCCGCGGGGGCAGGCGCTCGGCTATGTAGCTCCCATCCAAAAGGAGCTCCACTTGCAGACGGCCAGCGAACTGCTCGACCAGGTGAGTATGATCCTCGGCGGCGGTATCGCGGAACGTCTCTATCTCGGAGAGCACAGCATCGGAGTGAGCGGAGACGTCGAGCAGGCGAAAGACATCATCGGCAAGATGGTGGATACCGGCCTGCTGCAGGATGGCTTCACCCTGACATTCAGCAATACGGATAAAGAGAAGAGAATGCAGGAGATCTTCGATACGGCTGTCAAACGTACCGAAGAGCTCATCACGGGGCATGCCGTGCAATTCGAGAACCTGGTGACGGAATTGTATAAGAAAGAGACGCTGGACGGTGAGGAAGTGCACGCCCTCGTCTGCGGTGAAAAGAAAGAAGCGGTACTCGTCTGA
- a CDS encoding ABC transporter ATP-binding protein, translated as MAQLELHNIAKSYGTNHVLDAISLTVGDGEFVSVLGPSGSGKSTIFQLIGGLYPPDSGTISLDGTVVNGSRGHISYMPQSPALFPWRTVLQNVQLSAEIAGTAQDTEKTLGLIQSAGLAGYEHAYPGELSGGMKQRVSFIRSLNAPQPIICLDEPFSALDEFTRLEMQQWLLSIWEANRKSILFITHDIDEALFLSDRILVLSNKPAVVKRDLTVPFARPRSEELLLSEEFLQLKRDIYDDLRKEIHSSN; from the coding sequence ATGGCGCAGCTTGAACTGCATAACATAGCGAAGTCGTACGGAACGAACCATGTCCTTGATGCAATTTCGCTGACTGTCGGTGATGGTGAATTCGTCTCAGTCCTCGGTCCGTCGGGGAGCGGAAAAAGTACGATCTTCCAGCTGATCGGCGGCTTGTATCCGCCCGACAGCGGCACGATATCCCTCGATGGAACGGTAGTGAACGGATCGAGAGGCCATATCAGCTACATGCCCCAGAGCCCCGCGCTGTTCCCGTGGCGCACCGTACTGCAGAATGTGCAGCTCAGTGCGGAAATCGCAGGCACTGCACAGGATACGGAGAAGACGCTCGGCCTGATACAGAGCGCCGGTCTTGCAGGCTATGAGCATGCGTACCCCGGTGAATTATCGGGCGGCATGAAGCAGCGTGTGTCGTTCATCCGGAGTCTGAATGCGCCGCAGCCGATCATCTGCCTCGACGAACCGTTTTCGGCGCTCGATGAATTCACACGCCTTGAAATGCAGCAGTGGCTGCTGTCCATCTGGGAAGCGAACCGGAAGTCGATCCTGTTCATCACCCATGATATCGACGAAGCCCTGTTCCTTTCCGACCGGATTCTCGTGCTGTCGAACAAACCCGCAGTGGTGAAACGGGATCTGACTGTACCGTTCGCACGGCCGCGATCCGAGGAGCTGCTGCTCAGTGAAGAGTTCCTCCAGCTGAAACGCGATATCTACGATGATCTCCGAAAAGAAATACATTCCAGCAACTGA
- a CDS encoding Na-translocating system protein MpsC family protein: MSGKSTEANITGFLSTFLRTHFGKGPTSIRVTIQKPYVVMHLKGFMAPMEAILCRQGEEKRILETRDLLMQEIGPLLMEGLGEQLGDTVTDLFADWNLDERTGIIIGLTGAAPEENGFSWPDEVDKEELHKRVAQANAKSQKVPGFLDSFWLNDRTVLIKRADILVEIEKELVRQGYDEVLRLVKRPLERKLFKEAGLEPILRRDIEEVYMDWEFDLDVGYIVFILGPARTET; encoded by the coding sequence GTGAGTGGAAAAAGTACGGAAGCCAATATTACAGGATTTCTTTCAACTTTTCTCAGAACGCACTTCGGAAAAGGACCGACATCGATACGCGTGACGATTCAAAAACCCTACGTCGTCATGCATCTGAAAGGATTCATGGCGCCCATGGAAGCGATCCTCTGCAGACAGGGGGAAGAGAAGCGTATTCTCGAAACGCGGGATCTGCTCATGCAGGAAATCGGTCCGCTTCTGATGGAAGGTCTGGGGGAGCAGCTCGGAGACACAGTCACCGACTTGTTTGCGGATTGGAACTTGGACGAACGCACCGGTATCATCATTGGGCTGACAGGAGCGGCGCCGGAAGAAAACGGCTTCAGCTGGCCTGACGAGGTGGATAAAGAAGAATTACATAAGCGCGTCGCACAGGCAAATGCCAAATCGCAGAAGGTCCCTGGCTTTTTAGACAGTTTCTGGCTGAATGACCGAACAGTGCTCATCAAGCGGGCTGATATTCTAGTGGAAATCGAGAAAGAGCTTGTCCGGCAGGGCTACGATGAAGTGCTGCGGCTCGTCAAGCGGCCGCTGGAGCGGAAACTGTTCAAAGAGGCGGGACTTGAACCGATCTTGAGGCGGGATATCGAGGAAGTTTACATGGATTGGGAATTCGATCTGGATGTCGGCTATATCGTTTTCATTTTGGGGCCGGCCCGTACGGAAACGTGA
- a CDS encoding Cof-type HAD-IIB family hydrolase has translation MTERKIVFFDLDGTLMSEDKTILPSTKEALHALRKKGIITVICTGRSPFMFRQLTKDLEFDSYVSMNGQHVVFEGQEIFSNPMDAEMLAEVTGLAKEQGHGITYSNHDQFAANVADHAFIQGSLGGLKIGYPEVDEEVFRKSPVHQIQVYCSEEDMDLYKERYPDYSFIRWSNNAVDMLPAGASKAVGILKVMEHTGIRTENSYAFGDGPNDFEMLEYVGTGIAMGNALPELKEQADLITDTCSNDGIAKGLIAAGLLKKDEILAAFQ, from the coding sequence TTGACAGAACGTAAAATTGTATTTTTCGATTTGGACGGTACGCTGATGAGTGAGGACAAAACAATACTGCCTTCCACGAAGGAAGCTCTTCATGCATTGAGGAAAAAAGGGATCATCACGGTCATCTGCACCGGACGCTCCCCGTTCATGTTCAGACAGCTGACAAAGGACCTCGAGTTCGACTCCTATGTGTCCATGAACGGCCAGCATGTGGTTTTCGAAGGCCAGGAGATCTTCTCGAACCCGATGGATGCAGAAATGCTGGCGGAAGTGACCGGGCTTGCGAAAGAACAAGGGCACGGCATTACGTATTCGAACCATGATCAGTTCGCGGCCAACGTGGCGGATCACGCATTCATCCAAGGAAGTCTCGGCGGACTGAAGATCGGCTATCCGGAAGTGGACGAGGAAGTGTTCCGCAAATCGCCGGTCCATCAGATCCAAGTGTACTGTTCAGAAGAGGATATGGACCTGTATAAGGAACGCTACCCGGACTATTCGTTCATCCGCTGGAGCAATAACGCGGTCGACATGCTGCCGGCAGGAGCCTCGAAAGCGGTCGGCATCCTGAAAGTGATGGAGCACACCGGAATCCGTACAGAGAACAGCTATGCGTTCGGGGATGGTCCGAACGACTTTGAAATGCTCGAGTATGTCGGCACTGGCATCGCGATGGGAAATGCCCTTCCGGAGTTGAAGGAACAGGCGGACCTGATCACGGATACGTGTTCGAACGATGGGATCGCCAAAGGGCTCATTGCTGCCGGATTGCTGAAAAAGGATGAAATTCTTGCTGCGTTCCAATAA
- a CDS encoding thiamine-binding protein produces MANALVSIQIIPKTPNGEDVIPYVDAAIEVIDSSGVPYRVAPLETTMEGELTELLGIIEKMNTRMTELGAVSVISQVKIYMNPEGASMGRLTEKYD; encoded by the coding sequence ATGGCTAACGCACTTGTCAGCATTCAAATCATCCCGAAGACACCGAACGGAGAGGATGTCATCCCGTACGTGGATGCCGCGATCGAAGTGATCGACAGCTCCGGAGTCCCTTACCGGGTTGCGCCGCTCGAGACGACGATGGAAGGTGAACTCACTGAACTCCTCGGAATCATCGAGAAGATGAACACCAGGATGACGGAGCTAGGTGCCGTGAGTGTCATTTCCCAAGTGAAGATCTATATGAACCCTGAAGGCGCGTCCATGGGCAGGCTGACGGAGAAGTACGATTGA
- a CDS encoding ABC transporter permease — MSTLWKKGWRPAAVLILLLFLWEAAVRLFSVPAWLLPRPSGIVAEAVTGSALYLPHIVSTITLSAAGYFAGLTVGIGTAVVLFRAPALQQAFYPLLILSQNIPVIVLAPLLVIWFGFGILPKVIVITLVCFFPVTIAALDGFRQTDRDMLHYLKMIGASDRQIFWKLQWPHALPSLFSGLKIAATYSVMGAVISEWLGASKGIGVYMTLASSSFKTDRVFVAIVLIMVLSLLYFGLISMVEKAVLRTRGKGGTADGAA; from the coding sequence TTGAGCACGTTATGGAAAAAAGGATGGCGGCCCGCTGCGGTCCTCATCCTTTTGCTCTTTCTGTGGGAAGCTGCTGTCCGGCTGTTCAGCGTTCCCGCCTGGCTTCTCCCCAGACCGTCAGGGATTGTGGCAGAAGCTGTGACTGGTTCGGCACTTTATTTACCGCACATCGTATCGACGATCACCTTGTCCGCCGCCGGCTATTTCGCGGGGCTTACAGTCGGCATCGGCACAGCTGTCGTCCTGTTCCGTGCGCCGGCGCTGCAGCAGGCGTTCTACCCGCTGCTCATCCTCTCGCAGAACATCCCGGTGATCGTCCTGGCACCGCTTCTGGTCATCTGGTTCGGCTTCGGCATCCTGCCGAAAGTGATCGTCATTACACTCGTCTGTTTCTTTCCGGTTACGATCGCCGCACTGGATGGGTTCCGCCAGACGGACCGCGATATGCTTCACTATCTGAAGATGATCGGTGCCTCGGACCGGCAGATTTTCTGGAAACTGCAATGGCCGCATGCGCTTCCTTCCCTATTCTCGGGACTGAAGATTGCTGCAACCTACAGTGTCATGGGCGCTGTCATTTCGGAATGGCTCGGCGCAAGCAAGGGCATCGGTGTCTATATGACCCTTGCCTCTTCATCGTTCAAGACGGACCGGGTATTTGTCGCGATTGTTCTGATCATGGTGCTGAGCCTTCTCTATTTCGGGCTCATATCCATGGTTGAAAAAGCCGTGCTCCGTACACGCGGCAAAGGAGGGACTGCAGATGGCGCAGCTTGA